Proteins encoded together in one Camelina sativa cultivar DH55 chromosome 9, Cs, whole genome shotgun sequence window:
- the LOC104711163 gene encoding deoxyuridine 5'-triphosphate nucleotidohydrolase — translation MAELRRLFLITRPQLKLGFLCNSLNKPFTTLRFPVSTMACVETKINNGSDAVNEPSPKIQKLDGNGIHHGDSSPSPFFKVKKLSEKAVLPTRGSSLSAGYDLSSAVDSKVPARGKALIPTDLSIAVPEGTYARIAPRSGLAWKHSIDVGAGVIDADYRGPVGVILFNHSDVEFEVKLGDRIAQLIIEKIVTPDVVEVEDLDDTVRGEGGFGSTGV, via the coding sequence ATGGCGGAACTACGACGCCTCTTCCTCATCACTCGACCTCagttgaaattagggtttctctgCAACTCTTTAAACAAACCCTTCACCACACTTCGCTTCCCAGTTTCAACAATGGCCTGTGTCGAGACGAAGATCAACAACGGTTCCGATGCCGTCAACGAACCATCACCTAAAATCCAAAAGCTCGATGGAAACGGAATCCATCATGGAGATTCTTCACCATCACCTTTCTTCAAAGTGAAGAAACTCTCAGAGAAAGCTGTTTTACCAACAAGAGGCTCATCTCTCTCCGCTGGATACGATCTCTCAAGCGCGGTGGATTCGAAAGTTCCGGCGAGAGGTAAAGCGCTTATCCCAACGGATCTCAGCATCGCTGTTCCGGAAGGAACTTACGCGAGAATCGCTCCGAGATCTGGTTTGGCTTGGAAACATTCGATTGATGTTGGAGCTGGTGTGATTGATGCTGATTACAGAGGACCTGTTGGTGTGATTTTGTTCAATCACTCTGATGTTGAGTTCGAAGTGAAGTTGGGTGATCGAATCGCTCAGTTGATTATTGAGAAGATTGTGACTCCTGATGTTGTGGAGGTTGAAGATTTGGATGATACTGTTCGTGGTGAAGGTGGTTTTGGTTCTACCGGCGTCTGA
- the LOC109126166 gene encoding transcription termination factor MTERF4, chloroplastic-like, translating into MLSLILHGRRSVELQKWRSLRVATVSIVQNAIALTNSFSSATAGDVSTTTFTVSYLVESLGLTTRLAESISRKVSFEDKANADSVLKLLRSHGFKDSQISTIVRYYPELLVTDAEKSLRPKLQILQSRGASSSEVTEIVTKVPAILGKKGEKSISLYYDFIKGIMQGGESSSKYLLCHSLAEGKRQNKMRNILVLKELGVPHKLLFSLLISSSQPVYGKGKFEGTLKKVVDMGFDPAKAKFVEALRVVYEMSDKTIEEKVNVYKRLGLSEVEIWAIFKKWPFFLKFSENKIVQTFETLKKCGLVKEEVLSVLKTRPQCIRASEKKILDSIQTFLDLGFSRDEFKLMVMRYPNCTAYSAEMMKKKFEVLVKKMNWPLEALVLLPAVLGYSLEKRIVPRCNVIKALMSKGLIGSENPPISSVLVCTDQIFLNRYVMKHNKLVPKLMAIFTRDHVS; encoded by the exons ATGCTTTCTCTGATACTCCATGGAAGAAGGTCTGTGGAATTGCAGAAATGGCGTAGTTTAAGAGTTGCGACAGTAAGCATTGTGCAAAATGCAATTGCTTTGACCAACTCGTTCTCCTCTGCAACAGCTGGGGATGTGAGTACTACTACATTTACAGTCTCTTATCTGGTAGAATCATTGGGTTTAACTACAAGACTCGCTGAATCAATCTCAAGGAAGGTCAGTTTCGAAGACAAGGCTAATGCGGATTCAGTTCTGAAGCTGCTTAGAAGCCATGGGTTTAAAGATTCTCAGATCTCCACGATTGTTAGGTATTACCCAGAATTGCTTGTAACGGATGCTGAGAAATCACTTCGTCCAAAGCTCCAGATTCTGCAGTCTAGAGGAGCTTCAAGCTCTGAGGTAACAGAGATTGTTACCAAAGTTCCGGCCATCTTGGGAAAGAAAGGTGAAAAGTCTATCAGCTTGTACTATGATTTCATCAAGGGTATTATGCAAGGTGGTGAGAGTTCTTCCAAGT ATTTGTTATGTCATTCTTTGGCAGAGGGTAAGAGACAGAACAAAATGCGAAATatattggttttgaaagaattGGGAGTGCCTCACAAGTTGTTGTTTTCATTGCTCATCTCTAGTTCTCAACCTGTTTATGGTAAAGGCAAGTTTGAAGGAACACTCAAGAAAGTTGTTGATATGGGTTTTGATCCAGCCAAAGCAAAATTTGTGGAAGCGTTGCGTGTTGTATACGAGATGAGCGATAAAACTATAGAAGAGAAAGTCAATGTCTATAAAAGGTTAGGATTAAGTGAAGTGGAGATATGGGCAATTTTCAAGAAGTGGCctttctttttgaaattctccGAGAATAAGATTGTTCAGACGTTTGAAACACTAAAGAAGTGTGGTCTGGTGAAGGAAGAGGTCCTTTCGGTGTTGAAGACTCGTCCACAATGCATACGAGCttcagagaagaagatattgGACTCTATTCAAACGTTTCTAGACTTAGGGTTCAGTAGAGATGAGTTCAAGTTGATGGTTATGCGATATCCTAACTGCACTGCCTATTCTGctgagatgatgaagaagaagtttgaggttttggtgaagaagatgaattggCCACTAGAGGCTTTGGTTTTGCTCCCTGCGGTACTTGGATACAGCCTGGAGAAGAGGATTGTGCCGAGGTGTAATGTAATCAAAGCTCTCATGTCAAAGGGATTGATCGGAAGTGAAAACCCTCCGATTTCATCTGTCTTGGTGTGTACTGATCAGATATTCTTGAACAGATACGTGATGAAGCACAACAAGCTTGTTCCTAAGCTTATGGCTATCTTCACGAGAGATCATGTTTCGTAG
- the LOC104711161 gene encoding transcription termination factor MTERF4, chloroplastic-like, translated as MLSLILHGRRSVELQKWRSLRVATVSIVQNAIALTNSFSSATAGDVSTTTFTVSYLVESLGLTTRLAESISRKVSFEDKANADSVLKLLRSHGFKDSQISTIVRYYPELLVTDAEKSLRPKLQILQSRGASSSEVTEIVTKVPAILGKKGEKSISLYYDFIKGIMQGGESSSKCVDLLCHSLAEGKRQNKMRNILVLKELGVPHKLLFSLLISSSQPVYGKGKFEGTLKKVVDMGFDPAKAKFVEALRVVYEMSDKTIEEKVNVYKRLGLSEVEIWAIFKKWPFFLKFSENKIVQTFETLKKCGLVKEEVLSVLKTRPQCIRASEKKILDSIQTFLDLGFSRDEFKLMVMRYPNCTAYSAEMMKKKFEVLVKKMNWPLEALVLLPAVLGYSLEKRIVPRCNVIKALMSKGLIGSENPPISSVLVCTDQIFLNRYVMKHNKLVPKLMAIFTRDHVS; from the coding sequence ATGCTTTCTCTGATACTCCATGGAAGAAGGTCTGTGGAATTGCAGAAATGGCGTAGTTTAAGAGTTGCGACAGTAAGCATTGTGCAAAATGCAATTGCTTTGACCAACTCGTTCTCCTCTGCAACAGCTGGGGATGTGAGTACTACTACATTTACAGTCTCTTATCTGGTAGAATCATTGGGTTTAACTACAAGACTCGCTGAATCAATCTCAAGGAAGGTCAGTTTCGAGGACAAGGCTAATGCGGATTCAGTTCTGAAGCTGCTTAGAAGCCATGGGTTTAAAGATTCTCAGATCTCCACGATTGTTAGGTATTACCCAGAATTGCTTGTAACGGATGCTGAGAAATCACTTCGTCCAAAGCTCCAGATTCTGCAGTCTAGAGGAGCTTCAAGCTCTGAGGTAACAGAGATTGTTACCAAAGTTCCGGCCATCTTGGGAAAGAAAGGTGAAAAGTCTATCAGCTTGTACTATGATTTCATCAAGGGTATTATGCAAGGTGGTGAGAGTTCTTCCAAGTGTGTAGATTTGTTATGTCATTCTTTGGCAGAGGGTAAGAGACAGAACAAAATGCGAAATatattggttttgaaagaattGGGAGTGCCTCACAAGTTGTTGTTTTCATTGCTCATCTCTAGTTCTCAACCTGTTTATGGTAAAGGCAAGTTTGAAGGAACACTCAAGAAAGTTGTTGATATGGGTTTTGATCCAGCCAAAGCAAAATTTGTGGAAGCGTTGCGTGTTGTATACGAGATGAGCGATAAAACTATAGAAGAGAAAGTCAATGTCTATAAAAGGTTAGGATTAAGTGAAGTGGAGATATGGGCAATTTTCAAGAAGTGGCctttctttttgaaattctccGAGAATAAGATTGTTCAGACGTTTGAAACACTAAAGAAGTGTGGTCTGGTGAAGGAAGAGGTCCTTTCGGTGTTGAAGACTCGTCCACAATGCATACGAGCttcagagaagaagatattgGACTCTATTCAAACGTTTCTAGACTTAGGGTTCAGTAGAGATGAGTTCAAGTTGATGGTTATGCGATATCCTAACTGCACTGCCTATTCTGctgagatgatgaagaagaagtttgaggttttggtgaagaagatgaattggCCACTAGAGGCTTTGGTTTTGCTCCCTGCGGTACTTGGATACAGCCTGGAGAAGAGGATTGTGCCGAGGTGTAATGTAATCAAAGCTCTCATGTCAAAGGGATTGATCGGAAGTGAAAACCCTCCGATTTCATCTGTCTTGGTGTGTACTGATCAGATATTCTTGAACAGATACGTGATGAAGCACAACAAGCTTGTTCCTAAGCTTATGGCTATCTTCACGAGAGATCATGTTTCGTAG